The DNA region CCAAAAACAAATTCCATAAAATCCAGCCGCTATACACATTATTGAGCGCAGCATAGATCGAAAAAAACAAAGACTTCAGCGTAGCCATTGGTATTGGGTGCCCAGAACAAAACGTGACGACATTTTTCTACTGTAGGTCGCAAATTTCAGAGTTGGTGTCCCAATCCGCAAAAACAGATCGATCGCAAGCTGGCTAAATATAGCCAAATAAAAAAGGCAGACATTTTGCAATGACTACCTAAAAGCATAAATATACAAATTTTGAATAAGAGATAAAGGCTTAAAAATAAAACGAAATTTACTTTTACTCTTCGTCGTCATCTTCAGGGGAAGGATAAACGAAGGTGGAACGACCAGTGAGCACAGACTTACCCTGAGAGAGGGCTTTCTGAGCGGCGAGGGCTGCCTTGCGGTTCCAGTGGGCACGACGTTGATCGCGCTTTGTCTTGGAGGTTTTCTTCTTAGGAGCTGCCATAGTACTTTGCTGTACGATTTTTTACAGAACTTCAAGTATAAAGTCTCTGCTCTCAAATCGTAACCCCCTAGAGAAACTTTTACGCGAATAATAGCCTGATTTATCCCTATTTTTTGCGTGCAACGAGAAAATTTTGGACTGACAAAATATTGTGATTCGGCTTATTGCGTAAACTGTGGTTGCGATCGCATGAGCGGAATGAAAAGAGGTTGCTATACTGAGCGACAAACGGGGACAAAACAATCGGCTCTAAATTCTCTACGACCATGACAAACTACAACTTCATCGGCATTGGTATAAATAGTTACCGAAATCTGCAGCCGCTCTCCTATGCCCAAGCAGATATCGAAGGTTTAGAGCAATTTTTCTGTGAAGAAGCACGTATACACCCCGACCAAACTCTAACTTTCACAGACAACTCCCCTTGGGTAAATGAAGAACCCACATACCCAACGAAAAAGAATTTATTAGATTGGCTCGCTCGCGGCCTCAACAATGGTTCCCCCAATAGCACTCGCAGCGGTTCCTCTATTCTCTGGTTCGCGTTTAGTGGCTATGCGGTAAATCACCTCGGTGAAGATTATTTATTGCCCATCGATGCACAGCTAGATAATCCAGCAGCCACAGGGATTCCCGTCAAACAAGTTTTTAATGCATTACGGCAACAAGGAGCCAGCAAAATTATTGCGCTTCTCGACATGAACCGCTCTACTGCCGTAGTCGGCAATGGCGAAGTAGGTGAACAAACCCTCGATCTCGCCGGACAAATGGGAATTGCCGCGATTTTATCCTGTAAGCCAGATCAGTTTTCTCATGAAACTGCAGCGTTACGTCATGGCATGTTTACGGCTTCAGTTCTTGAAGCGCTCCGCTATCACCGCAGCAATCTGACGCTCGATCTACTCAATAACTATTTGGGTGATCGCCTCAAAGAATTGAGCGAACATCACTGGCGACCTGTCCAAACTCCAGTGATGGTGCTGCCTTCCCTTGCAGCAAGTCGGGAATTAATCGTACCTTCCGGTGATTCAACCAGAATCCATTGGCAAGCCGCTGTCCCCATTGGCGCAAGTTTAGTTGGCCAGGCAAATGGAAAAGATATTGAATTGCCACCCTTCACCAATGGCCATGGGAATTCCAGCCACATCAATATGGGCATTAACGATGAAGGAAAAATCCCCGCAGATCAACCAGCAGAAGTTGTTATCGACGATTTAGAGGGATATCCCTACGCAGAAGATACTGATGCGAACCATGATTTTGATGCAGCAGCCATTAATGAAAATGATTTGTTTGTAGGTGAAACAGACATTGACCCTACCGAACCCGCGATGATGCCCTCAAATTTTGCGTCGTCACCACGCAAGAAAAAGCAACCTTGGTATCTAGCTGGTTGGCGCTGGCTCATGCTCTTACTGTTGCTATTACTTGGTGGTTTGGCTTGGCAACTCTTTCAGGGCAAAGGCTTTAACCTGAATAATATTTTGCAGCCCATCGGCATCGAGTTGCCGGGCAACGATAACACGACCGATGGCAACGGCAACAACACAGCAACCTCTGGGAATAACGGCGAAACAAATCTGGATGGTAGCCCAGCAAACTCTGGCAACGACACAACAGCAGATGGCTCTGAAGCAAATGGCGGCAACCCAGTCAATGGTTCCGATGCTAACGGCAATAATGGTAATGCTACAAGCTCCGGAGATGGCACTGGGGTTAACGGCGCGGCAGGAAATG from [Leptolyngbya] sp. PCC 7376 includes:
- the rpmF gene encoding 50S ribosomal protein L32; this encodes MAAPKKKTSKTKRDQRRAHWNRKAALAAQKALSQGKSVLTGRSTFVYPSPEDDDEE
- a CDS encoding peptidase C14, coding for MTNYNFIGIGINSYRNLQPLSYAQADIEGLEQFFCEEARIHPDQTLTFTDNSPWVNEEPTYPTKKNLLDWLARGLNNGSPNSTRSGSSILWFAFSGYAVNHLGEDYLLPIDAQLDNPAATGIPVKQVFNALRQQGASKIIALLDMNRSTAVVGNGEVGEQTLDLAGQMGIAAILSCKPDQFSHETAALRHGMFTASVLEALRYHRSNLTLDLLNNYLGDRLKELSEHHWRPVQTPVMVLPSLAASRELIVPSGDSTRIHWQAAVPIGASLVGQANGKDIELPPFTNGHGNSSHINMGINDEGKIPADQPAEVVIDDLEGYPYAEDTDANHDFDAAAINENDLFVGETDIDPTEPAMMPSNFASSPRKKKQPWYLAGWRWLMLLLLLLLGGLAWQLFQGKGFNLNNILQPIGIELPGNDNTTDGNGNNTATSGNNGETNLDGSPANSGNDTTADGSEANGGNPVNGSDANGNNGNATSSGDGTGVNGAAGNDGNAAAPSNASNPDGADGSADNGTENNNGNVAANPGNSSGVNGAATGDGSNATNSGNAGTNNASAGNGNNAANADNDAASGANGVNTATPGNNGAGANAGTGTAANTSGNGSGASGTGSTASNGNGSASSTATGNQAANSAGDDANANNGSGNSQGHATGTNGSTDNAATGTNTAGGTNAAGQTTNPSVLVPNGQEVQAKNAAILLEANQVLRSSQASSFNQAIAATRNIKQGTPLYNEARTQINRWSRVILDIAEARAIKGDLKGAIAAARLVPPDVPQVHGLAQNAIKKWEQQVGKTDINRQIIINAQEEIIPNQASSYNRAISILKTIKPNDPIFAEGQSLQAQWSRTIYLLANSRAAQGNFKLAVETAKLVPADSPSHTSAKGAIARWQQGIR